A DNA window from Comamonas fluminis contains the following coding sequences:
- the lpxK gene encoding tetraacyldisaccharide 4'-kinase, with product MPSTSSPSTQRTAPQTGLRAVWRHRGLGAWLLWPLSGLYGALQGWNARRMRRRQQSTGLPVIVVGNVIAGGAGKTPVTQAVVAHLQAAGWTPGILSRGYGRKTDDCREALPDTPASEVGDEPALLARSTGVPVFVAAQRLEAARALRQKYPQVDVLVSDDGLQHLAMARDIELCVFNDEGVGNGFLLPAGPLREPWPRDVTATLYAGQPPQPAGTAPAFALQRQLADHARNGLGQRCALRDLQGQPLEAVAAVARPESFFAMLGAQGLTLGATQSLPDHYDFESFSRKLDSGSALICTEKDAVKLWHTHPEAWAVPLQLSLPPAFWALLDAKLASV from the coding sequence ATGCCATCGACCTCCTCGCCCAGCACCCAACGCACCGCCCCCCAGACGGGTCTGCGTGCTGTCTGGCGCCATCGGGGGCTGGGCGCATGGCTGCTGTGGCCGTTATCCGGCCTGTATGGTGCGCTGCAAGGCTGGAACGCCCGCCGCATGCGCCGCCGCCAGCAAAGCACAGGCCTGCCCGTGATCGTGGTGGGCAATGTGATTGCGGGCGGCGCGGGCAAAACCCCCGTCACCCAGGCCGTGGTGGCCCATCTGCAGGCGGCAGGCTGGACGCCGGGCATCCTCTCTCGCGGCTATGGCCGCAAGACCGACGACTGCCGCGAAGCCCTGCCGGACACCCCCGCCAGCGAAGTGGGGGACGAGCCCGCCCTGCTGGCCCGCAGCACTGGCGTGCCCGTCTTTGTGGCGGCCCAGCGACTGGAGGCCGCCCGCGCGCTGCGCCAGAAGTATCCGCAGGTGGATGTTCTCGTCAGTGACGACGGGCTGCAGCACCTGGCCATGGCCCGCGATATAGAGCTGTGCGTGTTCAACGACGAAGGCGTGGGCAACGGCTTTTTGCTGCCCGCTGGCCCGCTGCGCGAACCCTGGCCCCGCGATGTAACGGCCACGCTGTACGCAGGCCAGCCGCCGCAGCCCGCTGGCACGGCCCCCGCTTTTGCCCTGCAGCGCCAGTTGGCAGACCACGCCCGCAATGGCCTGGGCCAGCGCTGCGCACTGCGCGACCTTCAAGGCCAGCCCCTAGAAGCCGTGGCTGCGGTGGCCAGACCCGAATCTTTTTTCGCCATGCTCGGGGCGCAGGGATTGACGCTGGGCGCCACCCAGTCTTTGCCAGATCACTATGATTTCGAGAGCTTCTCACGTAAGTTGGACAGTGGCTCAGCCTTGATTTGCACCGAAAAAGATGCTGTCAAGCTGTGGCACACGCACCCCGAAGCCTGGGCTGTGCCGCTGCAACTGTCGCTGCCGCCCGCGTTCTGGGCCTTGCTGGACGCCAAACTCGCCAGTGTTTGA
- a CDS encoding DNA polymerase III subunit chi, whose amino-acid sequence MTEIAFHFNAPDKLAYVCRFARKALRHGAKLIVLGEPPQLARLSTQLWGVSPVDFLAHASQSDGAELLQVSPIVLAQHLQDLPHHDVLVNLTSLVPAGFEQFARVVEIVSSTDEMDRHEARARWRDYAARGFDIVRHDLNLKG is encoded by the coding sequence GTGACTGAAATCGCTTTTCATTTCAATGCGCCCGACAAGCTGGCCTATGTTTGCCGCTTTGCGCGCAAGGCTTTGCGCCACGGTGCAAAGCTGATAGTTCTGGGAGAGCCGCCGCAACTGGCGCGCCTGTCCACCCAGCTCTGGGGGGTATCACCTGTGGATTTTCTGGCCCACGCCTCGCAGTCTGACGGGGCGGAGCTGCTGCAGGTCTCTCCGATTGTGCTGGCCCAGCATCTGCAGGATTTGCCGCACCATGATGTGCTGGTCAACCTGACCTCTCTGGTGCCTGCGGGTTTTGAACAGTTCGCACGGGTGGTGGAGATTGTTTCCTCCACCGACGAAATGGACCGCCATGAAGCTCGTGCTCGCTGGCGTGACTATGCAGCACGTGGTTTTGACATTGTTCGGCACGACTTGAACCTCAAAGGCTAA
- a CDS encoding IS256 family transposase, whose amino-acid sequence MSTKKHDVPEELLSGLLANYKKPEDLIGENGLLKQLTKLLVERALDAELTEHLGHERNEAVANTTGNTRNGKSKKTLKGDFGELPIEVPRDRHGSFEPQLIPKHQTRWAGFDDKIISLYARGMTVREIQAHLEEMYGTEVSPSLISSVTDAVADEVKTWQARPLDAIYPIVYLDCIHVKVREGAVRVKAVYLAIGITMTGEKEVLGLWLAQTEGAKFWLQVVTELRNRGVHDIFIACVDGLKGFPEAIEAVFPRTVVQLCIVHMVRHSLNYVSWKRRKEVAADLRRIYTAATAEEAELMLGEFEQRWDAEYLPIGQSWRRNWSRLTPFFDYPPEIRKVIYTTNAIESVNMGLRKLTKNRGSFPSDEALTKLFYLALRNISQKWTMPIRDWKAALTRFTIQFGDRISIN is encoded by the coding sequence ATGAGCACCAAGAAACACGACGTACCCGAAGAACTGCTGTCTGGCCTGCTGGCCAACTACAAGAAACCCGAAGACCTCATCGGCGAGAACGGCCTGCTCAAACAGTTGACCAAGCTGCTGGTGGAGCGAGCCCTGGACGCCGAACTGACCGAGCATCTGGGCCACGAACGCAACGAAGCGGTAGCCAACACCACTGGCAACACCCGCAATGGCAAGAGCAAGAAGACCCTCAAGGGCGATTTCGGCGAGTTGCCCATCGAGGTGCCACGTGACCGCCATGGCAGCTTCGAGCCCCAACTCATCCCCAAGCACCAGACCCGCTGGGCCGGCTTCGACGACAAAATCATCTCGCTGTACGCCCGCGGCATGACGGTGCGCGAGATACAGGCCCACCTAGAGGAGATGTACGGCACCGAGGTCTCGCCCAGCCTGATTTCCTCGGTGACCGACGCCGTGGCCGATGAGGTCAAGACCTGGCAAGCCCGCCCGCTCGATGCAATCTACCCCATCGTCTATCTGGACTGCATCCATGTGAAGGTGCGCGAGGGCGCTGTGCGGGTCAAGGCGGTGTACCTGGCCATCGGCATCACCATGACGGGCGAGAAGGAGGTGCTGGGCCTGTGGCTGGCGCAGACCGAGGGGGCCAAATTCTGGCTGCAGGTCGTGACCGAGCTGCGCAACCGGGGCGTGCATGACATCTTCATCGCCTGCGTCGATGGCCTCAAGGGCTTCCCTGAAGCCATTGAGGCCGTGTTTCCCAGGACAGTGGTTCAGTTGTGCATCGTGCACATGGTGCGCCACAGCCTGAACTACGTCTCGTGGAAGCGTCGCAAAGAAGTGGCCGCAGACCTGAGACGCATCTACACGGCCGCCACCGCCGAGGAGGCCGAGCTGATGCTCGGTGAATTCGAGCAGCGCTGGGATGCCGAGTACCTGCCCATCGGCCAGTCCTGGCGCAGGAACTGGAGCCGCTTGACCCCGTTCTTTGACTACCCGCCGGAAATCCGCAAGGTCATCTACACCACCAATGCCATCGAGTCGGTGAACATGGGCCTGAGGAAGCTGACCAAGAACCGGGGCTCGTTCCCCAGCGACGAGGCGCTGACCAAGCTGTTCTACCTGGCCCTGCGCAACATCAGCCAGAAGTGGACCATGCCCATCCGGGATTGGAAGGCTGCGCTGACCCGCTTTACCATTCAGTTCGGAGACCGCATTTCCATCAATTGA
- a CDS encoding asparaginase, with protein MPSPKIVILGTGGTIAGQADASTQGVGYRAGQITVEGLIGAVPDLPQIAAGRTGAVLQAQQLAQIDSKDMDWSVWRSLLQAVSEGLADASVQALLITHGTDTLEETAWLLHAVLQPHKPVVLTCAMRPATSLQADGPQNLRDAVAVAAAGRAGVWVVAAGEVHAASEVLKVHPYRLNALRSYEGGPCACVEEGLVRWLVSEPVMQQAWTPEQLQALLARHDLPWVEVLQSGALQGRRAVHALLAAGVQGLVIEATGNATVHLDLQRALNAARSQGVKVWRSTRCLEGRPVGQGVVAENADDAIAARLAVAVDAQELDCVLLPPSKARVAMMLELARNS; from the coding sequence GTGCCAAGTCCAAAGATTGTGATTTTGGGAACCGGTGGAACGATTGCGGGGCAGGCGGATGCCAGCACGCAAGGCGTGGGCTACAGGGCGGGGCAGATCACCGTAGAGGGGCTGATTGGCGCTGTGCCTGATTTGCCACAGATTGCCGCTGGCCGCACCGGCGCGGTTCTGCAGGCGCAGCAACTGGCGCAGATTGATAGCAAGGATATGGACTGGAGTGTGTGGCGCAGCTTGCTGCAGGCGGTATCCGAAGGGCTGGCGGATGCATCGGTGCAGGCGCTGCTGATTACGCATGGAACAGACACGCTGGAGGAAACTGCGTGGCTGCTGCATGCCGTGCTGCAGCCGCACAAGCCTGTGGTGTTGACCTGCGCCATGCGCCCCGCTACCTCGTTGCAGGCCGATGGGCCGCAGAATCTGCGCGATGCAGTGGCCGTTGCTGCTGCCGGGCGTGCTGGCGTGTGGGTGGTGGCGGCAGGAGAGGTGCATGCGGCAAGCGAGGTGCTCAAGGTTCACCCGTATCGTCTGAATGCTTTGCGCTCTTATGAGGGCGGGCCTTGCGCTTGTGTGGAAGAGGGGCTGGTGCGCTGGTTGGTCAGTGAGCCGGTGATGCAGCAGGCATGGACGCCCGAGCAGCTACAGGCTTTGCTGGCGCGCCACGATTTGCCCTGGGTAGAGGTTTTGCAGTCTGGCGCGCTGCAGGGCAGGCGGGCTGTGCATGCACTGCTTGCGGCGGGTGTGCAGGGGCTGGTGATTGAAGCCACGGGCAATGCCACGGTGCATCTGGATTTGCAGAGGGCGCTGAATGCTGCGCGTAGTCAGGGCGTCAAAGTCTGGCGCAGCACCCGCTGTCTGGAAGGCCGGCCCGTGGGGCAGGGCGTGGTTGCCGAGAATGCCGATGACGCGATTGCTGCCCGACTGGCGGTGGCCGTGGATGCGCAGGAGCTGGATTGCGTGCTGCTGCCGCCCAGCAAAGCCCGTGTGGCCATGATGCTGGAGCTGGCCAGGAACTCCTGA
- the lexA gene encoding transcriptional repressor LexA — MLDHPKLTPRQQQILDLIQSTIARTGAPPTRAEIASTFGFKSANAAEEHLQALARKGVIDLVSGTSRGIRLRADTVRNINAARGTSFALPLTALSQLVLPLVGRVAAGSPILAQEHIDQSYSVEPSLFAAKPDYLLKVRGMSMRDAGIMDGDLLAVQSAHEARNGQIVVARLGDDVTVKRFKRTPQGVELLPENPDYKVIHVSPDEPFAIEGLAVGLIRNTMFM; from the coding sequence ATGCTAGACCACCCCAAGCTCACCCCCCGCCAGCAGCAGATTCTGGACCTGATCCAGTCCACCATTGCGCGCACAGGCGCACCTCCAACACGGGCCGAGATCGCCAGCACCTTTGGTTTCAAGTCTGCCAACGCGGCCGAGGAACACCTGCAGGCCTTGGCCCGCAAAGGCGTGATTGACCTGGTCAGCGGCACCTCGCGCGGCATTCGTCTGCGCGCCGATACCGTGCGCAACATCAACGCAGCCCGTGGCACCAGCTTTGCCCTGCCCCTGACTGCCCTGTCGCAACTGGTGCTGCCTCTGGTGGGCCGTGTTGCTGCGGGCTCCCCGATTCTGGCTCAGGAACATATCGACCAGAGCTATTCCGTCGAACCCAGCCTGTTTGCCGCCAAGCCCGACTACCTGCTCAAGGTGCGTGGCATGTCCATGCGCGACGCGGGCATCATGGATGGCGACCTGCTGGCTGTGCAATCGGCCCACGAAGCCCGCAACGGCCAGATCGTCGTAGCCCGCCTGGGCGATGACGTCACCGTCAAGCGCTTCAAGCGCACACCGCAGGGCGTAGAACTGCTGCCCGAGAACCCCGACTACAAGGTGATTCACGTCAGCCCTGACGAACCCTTTGCCATTGAAGGCCTCGCAGTGGGTCTGATTCGCAACACCATGTTCATGTAA
- a CDS encoding ExbD/TolR family protein — translation MNFRPRHRDDPEINLIPFIDVLLVVLIFLMLSTTYSKFTELELTLPVADAELQRDRPKEIIVAVAADGRYAVNKQTLDDRTMDAVAAALAGAAAAGKDSVVIISADATAPHQSVVTVMEAARRAGLSQITFATQKSTGAKP, via the coding sequence ATGAACTTCCGTCCCCGTCACCGCGATGATCCCGAGATCAATCTGATCCCCTTCATCGACGTGCTGCTGGTGGTGCTCATCTTTCTGATGCTCTCCACCACTTACAGCAAGTTCACCGAGCTGGAGCTGACGCTGCCCGTGGCAGACGCCGAGCTGCAGCGCGACCGGCCCAAGGAAATCATTGTGGCCGTGGCCGCTGATGGCCGTTACGCCGTCAACAAGCAGACGCTGGACGACCGCACCATGGATGCCGTGGCCGCCGCCCTCGCTGGCGCCGCTGCAGCAGGCAAGGACAGTGTGGTCATCATCAGCGCCGATGCCACCGCCCCCCACCAGTCGGTGGTGACGGTGATGGAAGCCGCACGCCGTGCGGGCCTGTCACAAATTACGTTTGCGACACAAAAGTCCACAGGCGCCAAGCCCTGA
- a CDS encoding D-2-hydroxyacid dehydrogenase family protein: protein MNIVILDDYQDAVRKLDCAKLLDPFNAKVYTNTVKGVGQLSVRLRDADVIVLTRERTQISRQLLEKLPRLKLIAQTGKAGAHIDVQACTERGVAIAEGVGSPVAPAELTWALVMAAMRRLPQYISNLKHGAWQQSGLKAASMPANFGLGNVLRGRMLGIWGYGRIGQLVASYGRAFGMQVCVWGSATSRQKAESDGYLTAVSKEAFFEQCDVLSVHLRLNDATRNAVTAQDLARMKPTALFVNTSRAELVEPEALLCALNRGRPGLAAIDVFESEPILQGHALLRLENCICTPHIGYVEQDSYEMYFRAAFENVVNFVNGEPTHILNPEVFSGPVRMGR, encoded by the coding sequence GTGAATATTGTTATCTTGGACGATTACCAGGACGCTGTTCGCAAGCTCGACTGCGCCAAGCTGCTCGACCCTTTCAACGCCAAGGTGTACACCAACACCGTCAAAGGCGTGGGCCAACTCTCTGTTCGTTTGCGTGATGCGGATGTGATTGTCCTGACACGTGAACGCACCCAGATTTCACGCCAGTTGCTGGAAAAGCTGCCTCGCCTCAAGCTCATCGCACAGACGGGCAAGGCTGGCGCCCATATTGACGTTCAAGCCTGCACGGAGCGCGGCGTCGCAATCGCCGAAGGCGTGGGCTCCCCGGTGGCACCTGCCGAGCTGACCTGGGCACTGGTCATGGCGGCCATGCGTCGCCTGCCTCAATACATCTCCAACCTCAAGCATGGGGCATGGCAGCAATCGGGCCTCAAGGCAGCCTCCATGCCGGCCAACTTTGGGCTGGGCAATGTGCTGCGTGGCCGCATGCTGGGCATCTGGGGCTATGGCCGCATCGGTCAGCTGGTTGCCAGTTACGGGCGCGCTTTCGGCATGCAGGTTTGCGTGTGGGGCAGCGCCACTTCCCGCCAAAAGGCTGAAAGTGACGGCTATCTGACCGCTGTGTCCAAGGAAGCCTTTTTCGAGCAGTGCGATGTGCTTTCCGTACATCTGCGCCTGAACGATGCCACCCGCAATGCAGTCACAGCGCAAGATCTTGCACGCATGAAGCCCACGGCGCTGTTTGTAAATACCTCTCGTGCAGAGCTGGTGGAGCCTGAGGCTTTGCTATGCGCACTCAATCGCGGTCGCCCCGGGCTGGCAGCCATCGACGTGTTCGAGAGCGAGCCCATTCTGCAAGGCCATGCCTTGCTGCGCCTGGAAAACTGCATCTGCACCCCTCATATTGGCTATGTGGAGCAGGACAGCTACGAGATGTACTTCCGGGCTGCCTTCGAAAATGTGGTGAACTTTGTCAATGGCGAGCCCACCCACATTCTGAATCCAGAGGTCTTCAGCGGCCCCGTGCGCATGGGGCGCTGA
- the lptF gene encoding LPS export ABC transporter permease LptF produces the protein MLFDSSIRKELARSFGATAVVLITVVMTMMLIRTLGQAYKGSVSPSDVMLVMGFTVLGQLPTILGLSLFVAIVGSLSRMYRDSEMVIWFAAGQGLASLLKPLLRFAWPIILITAVLALGVLPWSYQQIEQIKTQFQQRSDLDRIAPGEFQESAGGTRVFFVDKDSPSDMVASNVFVVSRDPGKESVTSAKGAHLQVINGQRMVILQDGQRMETRSDDGSVRVTEFKEYGVQIDNDNPVSMQEMAARSMPTKELIGRDEPIARSVLAWRLGLPFAALNFVILGLAISSVNPRAGNSSSLMIALFAFIVYYNLMTLGESWVSANKISMWGILGLLHGGILLASIAVLAARHFRWSPRDLLRRPAQAQEAAR, from the coding sequence ATGTTATTCGATTCATCCATACGCAAAGAGCTGGCCCGCAGCTTTGGCGCGACGGCTGTGGTCTTGATCACTGTGGTGATGACCATGATGCTGATTCGCACACTGGGTCAGGCTTACAAGGGCAGTGTCAGCCCTTCTGACGTGATGCTGGTCATGGGCTTCACCGTGCTTGGTCAACTTCCCACCATTCTGGGCCTGAGTCTGTTTGTGGCCATTGTGGGCTCGCTGTCCCGCATGTATCGCGACAGCGAGATGGTCATCTGGTTTGCCGCAGGCCAGGGTCTGGCCAGCTTGCTCAAGCCCTTGCTGCGCTTTGCATGGCCCATCATTTTGATCACCGCTGTGCTGGCACTGGGCGTCCTGCCCTGGTCGTATCAGCAAATTGAGCAGATCAAAACCCAGTTTCAGCAGCGCAGCGACCTCGATCGCATTGCCCCTGGCGAGTTTCAGGAGTCTGCTGGCGGCACACGGGTGTTCTTTGTGGACAAGGATTCCCCCTCGGACATGGTGGCCAGCAATGTGTTTGTTGTCTCTCGTGACCCGGGCAAAGAGTCTGTGACATCGGCCAAGGGCGCTCATCTGCAAGTCATCAACGGGCAGCGCATGGTGATCCTGCAAGATGGCCAGCGCATGGAAACCCGCAGCGATGATGGATCTGTGCGCGTTACCGAATTCAAGGAATACGGCGTGCAGATCGACAACGACAACCCTGTCTCCATGCAGGAAATGGCGGCACGCAGCATGCCCACCAAAGAGCTGATTGGCCGCGATGAGCCGATTGCCCGCTCCGTACTGGCGTGGCGCCTGGGCCTGCCCTTTGCCGCACTGAACTTTGTCATTCTGGGGCTGGCCATCTCCAGCGTGAACCCGCGTGCTGGCAACAGCTCCAGCCTGATGATTGCCCTGTTTGCCTTCATCGTGTACTACAACCTCATGACGCTGGGTGAAAGCTGGGTCAGCGCGAACAAGATCAGCATGTGGGGCATTCTGGGCCTGCTGCATGGCGGCATTCTGCTGGCCAGCATCGCGGTCCTTGCCGCACGCCACTTCCGCTGGTCACCACGCGATTTGCTGCGCCGCCCGGCTCAGGCCCAGGAGGCTGCGCGATGA
- the kdsB gene encoding 3-deoxy-manno-octulosonate cytidylyltransferase, whose product MSYTVLIPARLSSSRLPGKPLADIGGLPMVVRVAQRAALAGAARCVVAGDDESIVAACAQHGIEAILTRKDHASGSDRLAEACEQLGLSGDDVVVNVQGDEPLIDPQLIDAVAQLLLARPEASMGTAAHPIETLADYRNPNVVKVVCDASGLASYFSRAPIPFSRDHADEAWWKTVTASNGHAGFTPLRHIGIYSYKAGFLRDFPRLSAAPTEAMEQLEQLRALWHGHRIAVHITPDAPGAGVDTPEDLERVRALFAG is encoded by the coding sequence ATGTCCTATACGGTACTGATTCCCGCCCGCCTGTCCTCCAGCCGCCTGCCCGGCAAGCCGCTGGCCGATATCGGCGGTCTGCCCATGGTGGTTCGCGTCGCCCAGCGTGCAGCCCTGGCTGGTGCTGCGCGCTGCGTGGTGGCCGGTGACGATGAAAGCATTGTTGCGGCCTGCGCCCAGCACGGTATTGAAGCCATCCTGACCCGCAAGGACCACGCCAGCGGCAGCGACCGCCTGGCCGAAGCCTGCGAGCAACTAGGCCTCTCGGGCGACGATGTGGTGGTCAATGTGCAGGGCGACGAGCCGCTGATCGACCCCCAACTGATCGACGCCGTGGCCCAGCTGCTGCTGGCCCGCCCCGAAGCCAGCATGGGCACCGCCGCCCACCCCATCGAGACGCTGGCCGACTATCGCAACCCGAATGTGGTCAAGGTCGTGTGCGATGCCAGCGGTCTGGCCAGCTATTTCAGCCGTGCGCCCATCCCCTTCTCGCGCGACCATGCCGATGAAGCGTGGTGGAAGACCGTGACGGCCAGCAATGGTCACGCAGGTTTCACACCGCTGCGCCATATTGGCATCTATAGCTACAAGGCCGGTTTTCTGCGCGACTTCCCCCGCCTGTCCGCCGCGCCAACCGAGGCCATGGAACAGCTGGAGCAACTGCGCGCCCTGTGGCATGGCCACCGCATTGCCGTGCACATCACACCCGATGCGCCGGGCGCCGGTGTGGATACACCAGAAGACCTGGAGCGCGTGCGCGCCCTGTTTGCGGGCTGA
- the adk gene encoding adenylate kinase, whose product MKLILLGAPGAGKGTQAAFICQKYGIPQISTGDMLRAAVKAGTPLGLQAKAVMDAGQLVSDDLIINLVKERIAQADCANGFLFDGFPRTIPQADAMKAAGVKLDYVLEIDVPFEAIIERMSGRRSHPASGRTYHIKFNAPKVEGKDDVTGEDLVQREDDKEETVKKRLDVYSSQTRPLVDYYQNWAAKDAASAPQYRAISGMGSVEEITERALAALAK is encoded by the coding sequence ATGAAACTGATTTTGTTGGGTGCTCCCGGCGCCGGCAAAGGCACTCAGGCCGCCTTCATCTGCCAAAAGTACGGTATCCCTCAAATCTCCACTGGCGACATGCTGCGCGCTGCCGTCAAGGCTGGCACCCCTCTGGGTCTGCAAGCCAAGGCCGTGATGGACGCTGGCCAGCTGGTCAGCGACGATCTGATCATCAATCTGGTCAAGGAGCGCATTGCCCAGGCCGATTGCGCCAATGGTTTCCTGTTTGACGGTTTCCCCCGCACCATTCCTCAGGCTGATGCCATGAAGGCAGCCGGCGTGAAGCTGGACTACGTGCTGGAAATCGACGTGCCTTTCGAAGCCATCATCGAACGCATGAGCGGCCGCCGCAGCCACCCCGCATCGGGCCGCACCTATCACATCAAGTTCAACGCCCCCAAGGTGGAAGGCAAGGACGACGTGACCGGTGAAGACCTGGTGCAGCGCGAAGACGACAAGGAAGAAACCGTCAAGAAGCGTCTGGATGTGTACAGCAGCCAGACCCGCCCTCTGGTCGATTACTACCAGAACTGGGCTGCCAAGGACGCTGCCAGCGCCCCCCAATACCGCGCCATCAGCGGCATGGGCTCCGTGGAAGAAATCACCGAACGCGCTCTGGCTGCTCTGGCCAAGTAA
- a CDS encoding leucyl aminopeptidase, whose protein sequence is MNFELKALTAAAAAREKCDLLLVLVSEQTALGSDAIGTIVSHAVKQGDFALSCGKQLALYQVPAVAARRVLLLGVGAGSARDVRNALQGCAAALKAEGLEKAALHFAFEADAKAVACAVQTLGDATYAYTHTKSQAKPLSLKKVTLGVPSKTAAVAAAFEIGVAQQEGVAMAREWANRPANHATPTMLANAAKGIAKAARMSCKIHGPAEVAKLGMGAFMAVAQGSREPLRFIELHYNGGAKGDAPIVLVGKGITFDTGGISLKPAAEMDEMKFDMGGAASVLGVFQSLAKLQPAINVVGLIPACENMPDGAAVKPGDVVTSMSGQTIEILNTDAEGRLVLCDALHYAARFKPAALVDMATLTGACVIALGGLRSGLFSANDELASALQTAGDAAMDPCWRMPLDDEYADGLKSNFADMGNVAGRAAGAVTAAKFLQKFVGDIPWAHLDIAGTAWKSGAAKGATGRPVGLLLQFLLSKAASAKPVKTAKVAKAAPAPRSASTRKRAASTASKAGA, encoded by the coding sequence ATGAACTTTGAACTGAAGGCTTTGACCGCAGCTGCTGCAGCGCGTGAAAAATGTGATCTGCTGTTGGTGCTGGTTTCCGAACAGACTGCGCTGGGCAGTGATGCGATTGGCACCATCGTCAGCCATGCGGTCAAGCAGGGGGATTTTGCCCTGTCTTGCGGCAAGCAACTGGCTTTGTACCAAGTGCCCGCTGTTGCGGCTCGCCGTGTACTGCTGCTGGGCGTGGGCGCGGGCTCTGCGAGGGATGTGCGCAATGCGCTGCAGGGCTGTGCTGCGGCCCTCAAGGCGGAAGGCCTTGAAAAGGCCGCCCTGCATTTTGCCTTTGAGGCGGATGCAAAGGCAGTGGCCTGCGCGGTTCAGACGCTGGGTGATGCGACTTATGCCTATACCCATACCAAATCTCAGGCCAAGCCCCTCAGCCTCAAGAAGGTGACACTGGGCGTGCCCTCCAAGACGGCGGCGGTTGCTGCGGCATTCGAGATCGGCGTGGCCCAGCAGGAAGGCGTGGCCATGGCTCGTGAGTGGGCCAACCGTCCTGCCAACCATGCGACCCCCACCATGCTGGCCAATGCGGCCAAGGGCATTGCCAAAGCCGCTCGCATGAGCTGCAAGATTCACGGCCCTGCCGAAGTGGCCAAGCTGGGCATGGGCGCGTTCATGGCGGTGGCTCAGGGCTCGCGTGAGCCGCTGCGTTTCATCGAACTGCACTACAACGGTGGCGCCAAGGGCGATGCGCCGATTGTGCTGGTGGGCAAGGGCATTACTTTCGACACGGGCGGCATTTCGCTCAAGCCTGCTGCCGAGATGGACGAGATGAAGTTCGACATGGGCGGCGCAGCCAGTGTGCTGGGTGTGTTCCAGTCGCTGGCCAAGCTGCAGCCCGCAATCAATGTCGTTGGCCTGATCCCTGCATGCGAAAACATGCCCGATGGCGCAGCCGTCAAGCCCGGCGATGTGGTCACCAGCATGAGCGGTCAGACCATTGAAATTCTGAATACCGATGCCGAAGGCCGTCTGGTGCTGTGCGATGCGCTGCACTATGCCGCACGTTTCAAGCCAGCAGCGCTGGTCGATATGGCAACCTTGACCGGTGCCTGCGTAATTGCGCTTGGCGGCCTGCGCAGCGGCCTGTTCTCTGCCAATGATGAACTGGCGTCTGCCCTGCAGACGGCCGGTGATGCGGCGATGGACCCCTGCTGGCGCATGCCTCTGGATGATGAATATGCCGATGGCCTCAAGAGCAATTTTGCCGATATGGGCAATGTGGCCGGACGTGCTGCTGGCGCTGTGACAGCAGCCAAGTTCCTGCAGAAGTTTGTGGGCGATATTCCGTGGGCACACCTGGATATTGCCGGTACCGCATGGAAGAGTGGAGCTGCCAAGGGCGCAACGGGCCGACCCGTTGGCCTGCTGCTGCAGTTCCTTTTGAGCAAGGCGGCTTCTGCCAAGCCGGTGAAGACAGCCAAGGTCGCCAAGGCTGCACCCGCGCCTCGCTCGGCATCTACGCGCAAGCGCGCTGCCTCCACCGCGTCCAAGGCTGGAGCCTGA
- a CDS encoding universal stress protein, which yields MFKHILIPTDGSQLSEAALRAGIQLAKEQGAQVTALFVMPDFRALIYGSRAMIAYDASEFEKSAQAEADTVLQFAQELAKIEGVSLNGVRSTSTSISETIIKQAQDSHCDLICMASHGRKGLSGILLGSETQKVLTHSSIPVLVHRLAASA from the coding sequence ATGTTCAAGCACATACTGATCCCCACCGACGGCTCCCAGCTCTCTGAAGCAGCATTGCGCGCTGGCATACAGCTCGCAAAGGAGCAAGGCGCTCAGGTGACGGCCCTGTTCGTCATGCCCGATTTTCGCGCCCTGATCTACGGCTCGCGCGCCATGATTGCCTATGACGCCAGCGAGTTTGAGAAAAGCGCACAGGCCGAAGCCGATACAGTGCTGCAATTTGCCCAGGAGCTGGCAAAAATCGAAGGCGTTTCGCTCAACGGTGTTCGCAGCACCAGCACGTCCATCAGCGAAACCATCATCAAGCAGGCGCAGGATAGCCACTGCGACCTGATCTGCATGGCTTCACATGGCCGCAAAGGCCTGAGCGGCATTTTGCTGGGCAGCGAAACCCAGAAGGTTCTGACCCATAGCAGCATTCCCGTTCTGGTGCATCGACTGGCCGCCAGCGCCTGA
- a CDS encoding Trm112 family protein, which yields MDAKLLELLVCPVTKGPLRFDREHQELISHSARLAYPVRDGIPVLLENEARTLTDDELEDSL from the coding sequence ATGGACGCCAAACTTCTTGAACTGCTGGTCTGCCCCGTCACCAAAGGCCCGCTGCGTTTCGACCGCGAGCACCAGGAACTCATCAGCCACAGCGCACGTCTGGCCTACCCCGTGCGCGACGGCATTCCTGTGCTGCTGGAAAACGAAGCCCGCACGCTGACGGATGATGAGCTGGAAGACAGCCTCTGA